The Gemmatimonadota bacterium genome has a segment encoding these proteins:
- a CDS encoding sigma-54-dependent Fis family transcriptional regulator, producing the protein MTTILCVDQEPAVAALFEQILLDLGYGAVLADSAAEAVQRLDRGGIDLVLADLMLADHDGQAFLEHLRTRDPLVPFIVVSGDSSIEQAVMAMRSGATDYVVKPVRAEKLQITIQHALEYARLRQENEAYRQEISRIHSGRKIVGRSAALRDLQEMVATVAPTRASVLLEGESGTGKELIARSLHEQSPRSHRPMITINCAAMPEGLVESALFGHEKGAFTGATARAAGAFERAHGSSLLLDEISEMRLDLQSKLLRAIQEQEFERVGGREPIKVDVRLIATTNRDLRTEVAAGRFRADLYYRLQVVPIRTPPLRERPEDIPLLVQHFLRTAADHLGVPVPEVPEATMDYLQAYSWPGNVRELSNAMERAVILARGRPMSTGLFSDHLHVLEAPLSISLSTSNQSVSAATATDGEMPLNLADLERITIERALAATGGNRTRAARLLGISERTLRNKLNSPTAA; encoded by the coding sequence GTGACCACGATCCTCTGCGTTGATCAGGAGCCGGCCGTTGCCGCGCTCTTCGAGCAGATCCTCCTCGACCTCGGGTACGGGGCGGTGCTTGCCGACTCCGCCGCCGAGGCGGTCCAACGCCTGGATCGGGGGGGTATCGACCTCGTCCTCGCCGACTTGATGCTCGCCGACCACGACGGGCAGGCCTTCCTCGAGCACCTCCGCACCCGCGACCCGCTGGTCCCCTTCATCGTCGTTTCCGGCGACTCCTCGATCGAACAGGCCGTGATGGCGATGCGGTCGGGCGCCACGGATTACGTGGTGAAGCCGGTCCGGGCCGAGAAGCTCCAGATCACCATTCAGCACGCGTTGGAGTATGCCCGGCTCCGGCAGGAGAACGAGGCGTATCGGCAGGAGATCTCCCGGATCCACTCCGGCCGGAAAATCGTGGGGCGGAGCGCGGCGTTGCGCGACCTGCAGGAGATGGTCGCGACCGTCGCCCCAACCCGCGCCTCCGTCCTCCTGGAAGGGGAATCGGGGACCGGCAAGGAGTTGATCGCCCGCTCGCTCCACGAACAGAGCCCGCGCAGCCATCGGCCCATGATCACGATCAACTGCGCCGCGATGCCGGAAGGGCTGGTCGAGAGCGCGCTGTTCGGCCACGAGAAGGGTGCCTTCACCGGCGCGACGGCCCGCGCGGCCGGCGCATTTGAGCGAGCCCACGGCAGCAGCCTGCTCCTCGACGAAATTTCCGAGATGCGGCTGGACCTGCAGTCGAAGTTGCTCCGTGCCATCCAGGAGCAGGAGTTCGAACGGGTGGGCGGCCGCGAACCGATCAAGGTCGACGTTCGCCTGATCGCCACCACCAATCGTGACCTGCGGACCGAGGTCGCCGCTGGCCGATTCCGTGCCGACCTCTACTACCGTCTGCAGGTGGTGCCTATCCGGACCCCGCCGCTGAGGGAACGGCCCGAGGACATCCCGCTCCTGGTGCAACATTTCCTGCGGACCGCCGCCGATCATCTGGGGGTCCCGGTCCCCGAGGTCCCCGAGGCGACGATGGACTACCTCCAGGCCTATTCGTGGCCCGGTAACGTCCGCGAGCTTTCCAACGCCATGGAACGCGCCGTGATCCTCGCGCGCGGGCGGCCGATGTCCACCGGACTCTTCTCCGACCACCTCCACGTGCTCGAGGCCCCCCTCTCGATCTCCCTCAGCACCTCGAATCAGTCGGTCTCCGCGGCGACCGCGACCGACGGCGAGATGCCGCTCAATCTCGCCGACCTCGAACGGATCACCATCGAGCGCGCCCTCGCCGCCACCGGTGGCAACCGCACTCGCGCGGCCCGACTCCTCGGCATCTCCGAACGCACCCTCCGCAACAAGCTGAATTCCCCCACCGCCGCCTGA
- the flgC gene encoding flagellar basal body rod protein FlgC, which translates to MATSGQRCATVAEPGGGFPITSRPFRQLLGPLGISAGGMSRQQKFIEVIATNIANAETTRTAQGGPYQRQVAVAGGDPANGSMTTQVVTDKAAGRLVYDPGHPDADATGYVRYPNVDLATETVDLMIARRMHEANATVFQSAKAMLRRALDI; encoded by the coding sequence ATGGCGACCTCCGGACAGCGATGCGCGACCGTGGCTGAGCCGGGCGGAGGCTTCCCGATCACGTCGCGGCCCTTCCGGCAGCTGCTCGGACCGCTCGGCATCAGCGCCGGCGGGATGTCGCGCCAGCAGAAGTTCATCGAGGTGATCGCCACCAACATCGCCAACGCCGAGACGACACGGACCGCGCAGGGCGGACCATACCAGCGGCAGGTGGCGGTGGCGGGTGGTGACCCGGCCAACGGCTCGATGACGACGCAGGTGGTGACGGACAAGGCCGCCGGTCGGCTGGTCTACGACCCGGGCCACCCCGATGCCGACGCCACCGGCTATGTCCGCTATCCCAATGTCGACCTGGCCACTGAGACCGTCGACCTGATGATCGCGCGCCGCATGCACGAGGCGAACGCGACCGTCTTCCAGTCGGCGAAGGCGATGTTGCGCCGCGCTCTCGACATTTGA
- the fliE gene encoding flagellar hook-basal body complex protein FliE, with translation MSSPILPISTGIAPLMRQTGTPIGMGDSDAPFGDLLKRALGDVTGMQDRKEDMIGAFLRGEPVELHQVMAAAEEASLSLELLVETRNKLTDAYRSIMNMQV, from the coding sequence ATGAGCAGTCCGATCCTGCCGATCAGCACGGGCATCGCCCCGCTGATGCGCCAAACGGGGACGCCCATCGGGATGGGCGACAGCGACGCTCCGTTCGGCGACCTCCTGAAGCGGGCCTTGGGTGATGTGACGGGCATGCAGGACCGGAAGGAGGACATGATCGGTGCCTTCCTGCGGGGCGAGCCCGTCGAACTGCATCAGGTGATGGCGGCGGCCGAAGAAGCCTCGCTGTCGCTGGAGTTGCTGGTCGAAACCAGGAACAAGCTCACCGATGCGTATCGGTCCATCATGAACATGCAGGTCTGA
- the fliF gene encoding flagellar M-ring protein FliF produces MFSAFRGLDANRRFMVLALAAVLLVAAVFLGRQASAPTYVSLFQGLPLAEVGKMTDALTKASIPYKLDGEGTQLLVASADAARARVLLAQDGLPSEGRPGLELFDKPSWGMTDFTQHVTYRRALEGELARTIGTLKGVERAQVHIGLPESSALRRLERPAQAAVVLSLRGTEPLSPEQVRGIAQLVSNSVERLAVEDVAVLDDSGRPLSGLGGSETNTGMALSSRQLEMQQTVEKHLGAKVEQLLTTAVGVGDVRVQVSARLNFDQLDRTVEAFDPQGRVLSSESRSDGGDSASAPVGGPRVVNLEYKTSRTVEKLIAGVGNVTRLSVSAMVNSRALDGGKGLPEDQRVQLENLVRTAVGYDSLRGDQVTVAAVPFGGPTPEKVIPVTKEEAPTTSIIETAGRLTYPVASVLAIIVALFLGLKALRGGGGRVGAAGAPLLAGQDASSAVLPIAATPEAAQLRTRAQSESLSAPEASARVVRSWLAEPTA; encoded by the coding sequence ATGTTCAGCGCCTTCCGCGGGCTCGATGCGAATCGTCGTTTCATGGTGCTGGCGCTCGCCGCCGTGCTGCTCGTCGCGGCGGTCTTCCTCGGCCGTCAGGCGAGCGCGCCCACCTATGTCTCGCTCTTTCAGGGGCTGCCGCTGGCCGAGGTTGGCAAGATGACCGACGCACTCACCAAGGCGTCGATCCCCTACAAGCTCGATGGCGAGGGGACGCAGTTGCTGGTGGCGAGCGCGGACGCCGCGCGCGCCAGGGTGTTGCTCGCGCAGGACGGGTTGCCCAGCGAAGGGCGACCGGGGCTGGAGCTGTTCGACAAGCCGTCGTGGGGGATGACCGACTTCACCCAGCACGTCACCTATCGTCGCGCGCTCGAGGGCGAACTGGCCCGCACCATCGGCACGTTGAAGGGGGTCGAGCGGGCACAGGTGCACATCGGCTTGCCCGAATCGTCGGCGCTGCGTCGGCTGGAGCGCCCGGCCCAGGCCGCCGTCGTCCTCTCCCTGCGCGGTACCGAGCCGTTGAGCCCCGAGCAGGTGCGGGGCATCGCGCAGCTGGTGAGCAACAGCGTCGAGCGTCTCGCCGTCGAGGATGTCGCGGTGCTGGATGACAGTGGTCGCCCGCTCTCCGGCCTCGGCGGGAGTGAGACGAACACCGGCATGGCGCTCTCGTCGCGGCAGCTCGAAATGCAGCAGACCGTGGAGAAGCACCTCGGCGCCAAGGTGGAGCAGTTGTTGACGACGGCCGTCGGTGTGGGCGACGTCCGCGTGCAGGTGTCAGCACGGCTCAATTTCGACCAGCTCGACCGGACGGTCGAGGCCTTCGATCCGCAGGGCCGCGTGTTGAGCTCCGAGAGCCGGAGCGACGGCGGCGACTCGGCGAGTGCGCCGGTCGGCGGCCCCCGGGTGGTGAACCTCGAATACAAGACCTCGCGCACGGTCGAGAAGTTGATCGCCGGGGTCGGCAACGTGACGCGGCTCTCGGTGTCCGCGATGGTCAACTCGCGTGCGCTCGACGGGGGGAAGGGGTTGCCCGAGGATCAGCGCGTGCAGTTGGAGAACCTGGTTCGCACGGCCGTCGGGTACGACTCGCTGCGCGGCGACCAGGTCACCGTGGCGGCGGTACCGTTTGGCGGACCGACGCCGGAGAAGGTGATCCCGGTGACGAAGGAGGAAGCGCCGACGACGTCGATCATCGAGACCGCCGGCCGGTTGACCTATCCGGTCGCGTCGGTGCTGGCGATCATCGTCGCGCTCTTCCTCGGCCTCAAGGCGCTGCGTGGCGGTGGTGGGCGGGTCGGCGCTGCGGGAGCACCGCTGCTGGCCGGGCAGGATGCGTCCTCCGCCGTGTTGCCGATCGCCGCCACTCCCGAGGCGGCCCAGCTGCGCACCCGGGCCCAGAGCGAATCGCTCTCTGCGCCTGAAGCGTCGGCGCGGGTGGTCCGCAGCTGGCTCGCGGAGCCGACGGCATGA
- the fliG gene encoding flagellar motor switch protein FliG, which translates to MSAVATRPPRAGALTGTQKAAILCLALGAEASARILQQLGPEDVEQLSREIARTGMVPGETVDAVLLEYRDVLRTVEQNAEGGAEYARQMLETALGGARARSVFDRITKEPEEIGLSRFRRASPDVLHSVLRGEHPQTVALVLAHIAPKLASGVLEAMGPEQAGEVLFRIAQMERVSPEVLQMVEDSIGARADLTLSQAMTAAGGPGAAARMLNQLAGGRETVLLDAVGSRDSTVASAIRNLMFVFEDLLLLESRSMQRVLRDVDSKSLALALKAASDDLTKHIFANMSERAAGALREEMELLGPVKVRDVEAAHVTIVTVVRDLQEAGEIQVERGDDEVIA; encoded by the coding sequence ATGAGTGCCGTGGCGACTCGGCCGCCGCGCGCGGGTGCCCTCACCGGGACACAGAAGGCGGCGATCCTCTGCCTCGCGCTCGGCGCGGAGGCCTCGGCACGCATCCTCCAGCAACTCGGGCCGGAGGACGTCGAACAACTCTCGCGCGAGATCGCGCGGACCGGCATGGTGCCGGGCGAAACGGTGGATGCCGTCCTGCTGGAGTATCGCGACGTGTTGCGGACCGTGGAACAGAACGCCGAAGGCGGCGCCGAGTATGCGCGGCAGATGCTGGAGACGGCACTGGGCGGGGCCCGGGCGCGGTCGGTCTTCGACCGGATCACCAAGGAGCCCGAAGAGATCGGCTTGTCGCGGTTCCGCCGCGCCTCGCCGGACGTGCTTCACAGCGTGTTGCGCGGCGAGCATCCGCAGACCGTGGCGCTGGTGCTGGCCCACATCGCACCGAAGCTCGCCTCGGGCGTGCTCGAGGCGATGGGCCCCGAGCAGGCCGGCGAGGTGCTCTTCCGGATTGCCCAGATGGAGCGCGTGTCGCCTGAGGTGCTGCAGATGGTCGAGGACTCCATCGGTGCTCGTGCCGACTTGACGCTCTCGCAGGCGATGACGGCGGCCGGTGGACCGGGTGCGGCCGCGCGGATGCTCAACCAGCTGGCGGGCGGCCGCGAGACTGTGCTGCTCGATGCCGTGGGCAGCCGCGACAGCACCGTTGCCAGCGCCATCCGCAACCTGATGTTCGTCTTCGAGGATCTGTTGCTCCTGGAGAGCCGCTCGATGCAGCGGGTGCTGCGCGATGTCGACAGCAAGTCGCTGGCGCTGGCGCTCAAGGCGGCAAGCGACGACCTCACCAAGCACATCTTCGCGAACATGTCGGAGCGTGCGGCAGGGGCGTTGCGCGAGGAGATGGAACTGCTCGGCCCGGTCAAGGTGCGCGACGTCGAGGCGGCGCACGTGACGATCGTGACCGTCGTGCGCGACCTGCAG